The following coding sequences are from one Nicotiana tabacum cultivar K326 chromosome 1, ASM71507v2, whole genome shotgun sequence window:
- the LOC107775173 gene encoding LOW QUALITY PROTEIN: mechanosensitive ion channel protein 10 (The sequence of the model RefSeq protein was modified relative to this genomic sequence to represent the inferred CDS: inserted 3 bases in 2 codons), translated as MDTNGIAAKFSGEISMAENKKNSSSEVVVMINDCKXSDSSPEIARYSPSPSPNKPPKMXTHSRPKSRFGEQSVPIDANMFDEQAAEPSAGSPNRNVSNHASPTAKMGSSNTFEEITRAVSISVTPRTPLMASPGGFGGVDEDEEIYKKVSLRNKLKYKRVKAKVLIEWLLFLCLLGCLLASLLVKKFHNWKLWDLRIWKWIVLVMVTFSGMLVTKWFIHFVILLIELNFLLRKKVLYFVFGLKKSVQVCIWFCLVLLTWVLLFSHEERSRTAEKVTDFITWTITAMLIGAFLWLLKTLLVKILAASFHVNAFFDRIQESIFHQYILLSLSGLPVMESAQILGRSNSATSQFSFRRTKKGKDGEEKKEKAVIDINKLHQMKREKVSAWTMKMLIDVISNSGLSTISGSIGENDYDAACEQADNEITNEWEAIAAAYHIFRNVAPPGSKCIDEYDLRRFLIKEEVDIVFPMIDVAETGQIDRKSFTEWVVKVYQGRRVLADSLIDTKTAVKQLNKAVTCILVVVIIIIWLLLVGIATTKVIVFLSSQLVVAAFIFGNTCKTIFEAIIFVFVMHPFDVGDRCVIDGVQMIVEEMNILTTVFLRFDNEKIFYPNSVLAVKPISNFYRSPNMGDAFEFSVDYRTPVEKIGVLKEKTKKYLEKTPQYWHPNHSVAVKEIENMNKIKMALYFNHTMNFQNFGEKNKRRTEIILEMKKMFDELNIKYDLLPREVHLLDQRATSGNSR; from the exons ATGGATACAAATGGTATAGCtgcaaaatttagtggggagatAAGCATGGCAGAGAACAAGAAAAACTCCAGTAGTGAAGTGGTTGTCATGATCAATGACTGCA TGAGTGATTCCTCACCTGAAATTGCCAGGTATAGTCCAAGCCCAAGCCCCAACAAACCACCCAAGAT TACGCATTCGAGACCTAAATCAAGATTCGGCGAACAATCTGTACCTATTGATGCTAACATGTTTGATGAACAAGCTGCTGAGCCAAGTGCAGGTTCCCCCAATAGGAATGTATCTAACCATGCTTCCCCTACTGCTAAAATGGGTTCCAGTAATACATTTGAAGAGATTACGAGAGCAGTATCTATATCAGTAACCCCAAGAACACCATTAATGGCATCACCAGGTGGTTTTGGAGGAGTGGATGAAGATGAGGAGATATATAAGAAAGTGAGCTTAAGGAATAAGTTGAAGTATAAAAGAGTTAAAGCAAAAGTTCTGATTGAATGGCTGCTGTTTCTTTGCCTTTTAGGTTGTTTACTGGCTAGTTTATTGGTAAAAAAGTTCCATAATTGGAAGCTTTGGGATTTGAGGATCTGGAAATGGATTGTCCTTGTTATGGTGACCTTTAGTGGCATGCTGGTTACTAAGTGGTTTATACATTTTGTTATCTTGTTGATAGAATTGAACTTTTTGTTGAGGAAGAAGGTGTTGTATTTTGTCTTTGGTTTAAAGAAAAGTGTTCAAGTTTGCATTTGGTTTTGCTTGGTTCTTCTCACATGGGTTCTGCTCTTCTcacacgaggaacggtcacgtACTGCCGAGAAGGTTACTGATTTTATTACCTGGACTATTACAGCTATGCTTATTGGTGCATTCTTGTGGCTCTTGAAGACTTTGCTGGTAAAGATTTTGGCTGCCTCCTTCCACGTAAACGCATTCTTTGACCGGATTCAAGAGTCAATCTTTCATCAGTATATTCTACTGAGTCTATCAGGACTCCCAGTTATGGAGTCTGCTCAGATATTGGGGAGATCAAACAGTGCCACCAGTCAATTTAGTTTCCGCAGAACAAAGAAGGGAAAAGATGgggaggaaaagaaagaaaaggcagTGATTGATATTAATAAACTTCATCAGATGAAGCGAGAAAAAGTCTCTGCATGGACCATGAAAATGTTAATTGATGTAATATCTAACTCAGGACTTTCCACTATCTCTGGCTCGATCGGTGAGAATGACTATGATGCAGCATGTGAGCAAGCAGATAATGAGATCACCAATGAATGGGAAGCAATTGCTGCTGCCTATCACATCTTCAGGAATGTCGCACCGCCTGGTTCCAA GTGCATTGATGAGTATGATCTTAGGAGATTCTTGATAAAAGAAGAGGTTGATATTGTGTTCCCCATGATAGATGTGGCAGAAACTGGACAGATTGATAGGAAATCATTCACGGAATGGGTG GTTAAAGTTTATCAAGGACGCAGAGTTCTAGCAGATTCTTTGATAGATACAAAAACTGCTGTGAAGCAATTGAACAAGGCCGTGACATGCATTCTGGTTGTTGTAATAATCATCATATGGCTCCTTTTGGTGGGAATAGCGACTACTAAAGTGATTGTCTTTCTGTCGTCACAACTCGTGGTAGCTGCTTTTATTTTTGGGAATACTTGCAAGACTATATTTGAAGCTATTATATTCGTATTTGTGATGCATCCTTTTGATGTTGGTGATCGATGTGTCATTGATGGTGTTCAG ATGATTGTTGAAGAAATGAATATCCTGACCACAGTATTTTTGAGGTTTGATAACGAAAAGATATTCTACCCAAATTCAGTTTTAGCCGTCAAGCCAATCAGCAATTTCTATAGAAGTCCTAATATGGGTGATGCCTTTGAGTTTTCCGTTGATTACAGGACACCTGTGGAAAAGATAGGAGTTctaaaagagaaaacaaagaa GTACTTAGAGAAAACTCCCCAGTATTGGCATCCTAATCACAGCGTGGCGGTGAAGGAGATTGAAAATATGAACAAAATCAAAATGGCACTGTATTTCAATCATACTATGAACTTTCAAAATTTTGGTGAAAAGAACAAACGAAGAACTGAGATAATCCTCGAAATGAAGAAAATGTTTGACGAGCTAAATATAAAATATGATCTTCTTCCCCGGGAAGTTCATCTTCTCGATCAAAGAGCAACAAGTGGGAACAGTAGATGA